A window of Streptomyces sp. NBC_01224 genomic DNA:
TCGTCGGCGCGCTCGGCCTGTGGGTCGAGATGTGGTGGAGCTACCGGCTGGAGCGCGAACCCGGCGGCACGCTGCGCATCCGGCGCGGCCTGCTGACCTCCCGGTCCGTCTCCATCGAGGAGCGGCGGCTGCGCGGCGTCGACCTCGTCGAACCGCTCGGCATCCGGCTGTTCGGCGCAGCCCGGGTCGACGCGATCACCACCGGACTGGCCAAGGACGACGAGGAGCAGCACGGCGACCACAACACCCTGCTGCCCGCCGCGCCCCGGCCCGTCGCCGACACGGTCGCCGCCGACGTCCTGCGCGAGAGCACGTCCCCGACCGGCGCCCCGCTGACCAAGCACCCCCTCGCGGCCCGCGGCCGCCGGCTGCGCCGGGCGTTCTGGGCCACCGCCGCCCCCGGACTCGTCCTGGCCCTCCTGGGTGTGCTGCTGACACCCGTCCTGCTCTGGATCGCGTTCGTCTGCGCCGTCGTGGGACTGCCCGTCGGGGTGTTCCTTGCCCGGGACGCGTACCGCGGCCTGGGACACGCCATCAGCGGCGACTACCTGGTGGTCCGGTCCGGCACGGTCCGGCGCTCGACCGCCGCGCTGGAACGGGCCGGTGTCATCGGCTGGACGGTCAAGCAGACGTACTTCCAGCGGCGGTCCGGGGTGCTGAGCCTCACCGCGACGACGGCCGCCGGAGCGGGCGCGTACACGGCGTACGACGCGGATGCGAGCGAGGGCCTCGACTTCGCGTCCGAGGCCGTCCCCGGCCTGCTGGAGCCCTTCCTGGAGCGCACCCCCGCCGGCCCGGTGACTGCGACGGTCAGCCGTGCGTCGTGTCGATGACGCAGAACCTGTTGCCCTCGGTGTCGGCGAGCACCACGAAATCCGGGTCGTCCGGGTACAGTTCCCAGTCGGTCCGCGCCGCGCCGAGTGCGACCAGCCGGTCCACCTCGGCGTCCTGCTCCTCGGTGTACAGGTCGAGATGGACCCGGGGGACCTCCTGCACCGGTGTACCGCTCCGCCCCAGGCACAGCCCGACACCGTGTCCATCGGCCGGGACCAGCACCACCCAGTCGTCCTGCAAGGGCTCGCGCTCCACATAGCCGAGCGCCGCCTTCCAGAAGGCCGCCGCGCGCCGTACGTCCGACGCACCCATCACCACGGTTCCGATACGCACCATGGGCCGAGCCTTTCACGCCACAGGCCCGGCCGCTCCGAAGAGCCAACCGGGCCTGCATGCAACGGTACTGACGACCATTCAGGGAGAGGCCGGCGGATACAGCGCGCGCGGCAGCCGCGAGGCCGCCGCCGCGTCCAGCAGCCACAGAGTGCGGCTGCGTCCGTACGCACCGGCTGCCGGGGCCTGGATCTCCCCGGCACCCGAGAGCGCGATCTCCGCGGCCTCCGCCTTGTCCTCGCCCGCGGCGAGCAGCCACACCTCGCGCGCCGCCCGGATCGCGGGCAGCGTGAGCGAGATGCGGATGGGCGGCGGCTTGGGAGCGCCGTGCACGCCGACGACGGTGCGCTCGGTCTCCCGTACCGCGGGCAGCTCCGGGAAGAGCGACGCGACATGCGTGTCCGGGCCGACGCCCAGCATCAGCACATCGAACGTCGGCACCGGACCGTGGTCCTCCGGACCGGCCGCCGCGGCCAGTTCACCGGCGTACGCGGCCGCTGCCGCGTCGGCGTCGTTGCCGCAGGGGCCGTCCGAAGCGGGCATTGCGTGCACCCGGGACGGGGTCAGCGGCACCGAGGCCAGCAGGGCCTCGCGGGCCTGCGTGATATTGCGCTCCGGATCGCCCTCCGGCAGGAAGCGTTCGTCGCCCCACCACAGGTCGAGCCGCGACCAGTCGATCGCGTCCCTGGCGGGCGCGTCGGCAAGTGCGGCCAGCAGGCCGTTGCCGTTGCGCCCGCCGGTGAGCACCACCGAGGCGTGACCGCGCGCGGCCTGGGCGTCGACGATCTTCGTGATCAGCCGGGCCGCGGCGGCCTGGGCCATCAGCTCCTTGTCGCGGTGCACGACAAGCTGAGGGGCACTCACTTCGCCGCCGCCTTCTTGGCCGCTGTCTTCTTCGCGGCGGCAGGGGCGGCAGCGGGGGCGGGCTCGGCCGGCTTCGGCTCCGCCGGTCCGCCGAGCTTCTCCACGCCGAACTTCACCGTCGTCTCGTAGGTGTTGTCCGGGTCCAGGCGCCGCAACTCCTCGGCGAGGAGCTCGGCGGTGTCCCGCCGCTTGAGCGCCACCGCACGGTCCGGCTGGCCCTGCATCGAGAGCGTGGCCAGCGAACCGTCCGGCCGGTCCAGGACGATGACGCCGTTCTTGGTCTGCATCCGCACGGCCGTCAGACCGGGGCCGTCGGACAGGGTGCGCTCCACCGGAACCTTGAGCCGGTCCGCGAGCCACATGGCGAGCAGCTCGCAGCTCGGGTTCTCCGACTCGCCCTCGACCGTCGCCGAGACGACTTCGACCTGCTGCTGGTCGAGCGCGGCCGCCAGCATCGAGCGCCACGGCGTGATGCGGGTCCAGGACAGATCGGTATCGCCCGGGGTGTACGACCGGGCGCGCACCGCGAGTTCGGCACCCGGGTTCTCCGCCGAGTACGCATCCGTGATCCGGCGCTGGGCGAGTGCGCCCAGCGGGTCCTTCGCCGGATCGTCGGGGGCGTCCTCGGGCCACCAGACCACGACCGGGGCATCCGGCAGCAACAGCGGCAGGACCACCGACTGGGCGTGGTTGGCCAGCTCGCCGTGGAGACGCAGGACGACGGTCTCGCCGGTTCCCGCGTCGGAGCCGACCCGCACCTCGGCGTCGAGCCGGGCGTCCCGGCGGCTGCGCGGCGAGCGGCTGACCCGCTTGATCACCGCGATGATCCGCGAGGGGTGTTCACGCGAGGCGTCGCCGGCCGACTTGAGGGCGTCGTACGCGTTCTCCTCGTCGGTGACGATGACCAGGGTCAGCACCATGCCGATGGCCGGGGTGCCGATGGCACGGCGGGCCGACACCAGCGCCTGGTTGATCTTGCTGGAAGTGGTTTCCGTGAGATCGATCTTCATGGCCGGCGCCAGCTCCGTCCGTCTCGTGCAAGCATCTCGTCCGCCTCGGCCGGGCCCCAGGTGCCCGCCGGGTACTGCGCGGGCTTGCCGTGCTTGTCCCAGTACTCCTCGATCGGGTCGAGGATGTTCCAGGAGAGTTCGACCTCCTGGTGCCGCGGGAAGAGGTTGGCGTCGCCGAGCAGCACATCGAGGATGAGCCGCTCGTACGCCTCCGGGCTGGACTCCGTGAAGGACTCGCCGTACGCGAAGTCCATCGTGACGTCCCGGACCTCCATCGAGGTGCCCGGCACCTTGGAGCCGAACCGCACGGTCACGCCCTCGTCCGGCTGGACCCGGATGACCAGGGCGTTGCCGCCCAGCTCCTTGGTGGCGCCGGACTCGAAGGGGAGATATGGGGCGCGCTTGAACACGACCGCGATCTCCGTGACCCGGCGGCCGAGCCGCTTGCCGGTACGGAGGTAGAACGGCACGCCCGCCCAGCGGCGGTTGTTGATCGTCAGCTTGATCGCGGCGTAGGTGTCGGTCTTCGACTTGGGGTCGATGCCGTCCTCTTCGAGGTAGCCGGGGACTTCCTCGCCGCCCTGCCAGGCGTGTGCGTACTGACCGCGCACGGTGTGCTTGCCGAGGTCCTCCGGCAGCTCCACCGCCGTGAGCACCTTGAGCTTCTCGGCGACCAGGGCCTTCGGGTGGAAGGAGCCGGGCTCCTCCATCGCGGTCAGCGCCAGCAGCTGGAGCAGGTGGTTCTGGATGACGTCACGAGCGGCGCCGATGCCGTCGTAGTAGCCGGCCCGGCCGCCGATGCCGATGTCCTCGGCCATCGTGATCTGGACGTGGTCGACGTAACTCCGGTTCCAGATCGGCTCGAACATCGTGTTGGCGAACCGCAGCGCCAGGATGTTCTGGACCGTCTCCTTACCCAGGTAGTGGTCGATCCGGAAGACCTCGTTGGGCGGGAAGACGTCGTGCACGATCTGGTTGAGCTCCTGCGCGCTCTTCAGGTCGTGGCCGAAGGGCTTCTCGATGACGGCACGCCGCCAGGAGCCCTCCTTCTGGTCGGCGAGCCCGTGCTTCTTGAGCTGCTGGACGACCTTGGGGAAGAACTTCGGCGGCACGGACAGGTAGAAGGCGAAGTTGCCTCCCGTGCCCTGTTCCTTGTCGAGCTCCTGGATCGTGGCCTTCAGTGTCTCGAAGGCCTCGTCGTCGTCGAAGTTGCCCTGGACGAAGCGCATCCCCTGGATGAGCTGCTGCCAGACCTCTTCGCGGAACGGCGTACGGGCGTGCTGCTTGACGGCGTCGTGGACCTCTTGTGCGAAGTCCTCGTCGTGCCACTCGCGGCGCGCGAAACCGATGAGGGAGAAGCCCGGCGGCAACAGGCCGCGGTTGGCCAGGTCGTAGACGGCGGGCATCAGCTTTTTACGGGACAAATCGCCCGTGACGCCAAAGATCACCAGGCCCGACGGTCCCGCGATGCGCGGGAGCCGTCGGTCCTGGGGGTCACGAAGCGGGTTGGCTCCGGGAACACCAGACAAGGTGGTCAGCCCTCCGAAGGGGCGAGGCGCTTGAGCTCCGCCTCGGTCGAGTTGAGCAGGTCGATCCAGGACGCCTCGAACTTCTCGACGCCCTCGTCCTCAAGGAGCTGGACGACGTCGTCGTAGGAGATCCCGAGCTTCGCGACGGCGTCGAGCTCGGCACGGGCCTGCTCGTAGGTGCCGGCGATGGTGTTGCCCGTGATCTGCCCGTGGTCCGCCGTGGCGTCCAGGGTGGCCTCGGGCATGGTGTTCACCGTGCCGGGGGCGACCAGGTCGTCGACGTACAGGGTGTCCTTGTACGCGGGGTCCTTGACACCGGTCGAGGCCCACAGCGGACGCTGCTTGTTGGCCTGCGCCTTGTCCAGGGCCGCCCAGCGGTCCGACGAGAAGACCTCCTCGAACGCCTGGTAGGCGAGCCGGGCGTTGGCGAGAGCTGCCTTGCCCTTGAGCGCCTTGGCCTCCGGGGTGCCGACCGCGTCGAGCCGCTTGTCGATCTCGGAGTCCACGCGGGACACGAAGAACGAAGCCACCGAGTAGATCTTGGAGAGGTCCAGGCCCGCGGCCTTCGCTTTCTCCAGGCCCGCCAGGTAGGCGTCCATGACCTCGCGGTAGCGCTCCAGCGAGAAGATCAGCGTGACATTGACGCTGATGCCCTTGCCGATGACCTCGGTGATCGCCGGGAGACCGGCCTTCGTCGCCGGGATCTTGATGAGCGTGTTGGGCCGGTCCACCAGCCAGGCCAGCTGCTTGGCCTCGGCGACGGTGGCATCGGTGTGGTGGGCCAGGCGCGGGTCGACCTCGATGGAGACACGGCCGTCCTGGCCGTCCGTGGCGTCGAAGACAGGACGCAGGATGTCCGCAGCGTCCCGTACATCGGCCGTCGTGATCATGCGGATGGCCTCGTCGACGGTGACCTTGCGGGTGGCGAGGTCGGTGAGCTGCTGCTCGTAACCGTCGCCGTGCGAGATCGCCTTCTGGAAGATCGACGGGTTGGTGGTGACGCCCACGATGTGCTGCTGGTCGATCAGCTCGGCAAGGTTGCCCGAGGTGATCCGCTTGCGCGACAGGTCATCGAGCCAGATCGCCACGCCCTCGTCGGAGAGGCGCTTGAGTGCGTCTGTCATGAGAATTGCATCTCCTACTAGTCGTATAACGGCGTCAGCGTGCGGCGGCGGCGAGAGATTCCCGCGCGGCGGCGGCGACGTGCTCGCCCGTGAAACCGAACTCGCGGAAGAGGACCTTGGCGTCGGCCGAGGCGCCGAAGTGCTCCAGCGAGACGATCCGGCCGGCGTCTCCGACGTACCGGTGCCAGGTCAGACCGATACCGGCCTCGACCGCGACCCGGGCCTTCACGGACGGCGGCAGAACACTGTCCTTGTAAGCCTGGTCCTGCTCCTCGAACCACTCGACCGACGGCATCGAGACCACCCGGGTCGGGATGCCGGCGGCCTGCAGCTCCTCGCGCGCCTCGACGGCGAGGTGCACCTCGGAGCCCGTACCGATCAGAAGGACCTGAGGCGCCGCGTTCTGCCCTTCGGGCCCTTCGGCCTCGAAGAGCACGTAGCCGCCCTTGGCCGCGTCCTCGTTCGCCTCGTACGTCGGCACGCCCTGGCGGGTCAGCGCCAGACCGTGCGGGGCTCCCTTGCCGAACACCTTGGTGTAGCGGCGCAGGATCTCGCGCCAGGCGATGGAGGTCTCGTTGGCGTCGGCCGGGCGGACGATGTTCAGGCCCGGGATGGCGCGCAGCGAGGCCAGGTGCTCCACCGGCTGGTGGGTCGGGCCGTCCTCGCCGAGACCGATCGAGTCGTGCGTCCACACGTAGGTCACCGGCAGGTGCATCAGCGCGGACAGGCGCACGGCGTTGCGCATGTAGTCGGAGAAGACCAGGAAGGTGCCGCCGTAGATGCGGGTGTTGCCGTGCAGCGCGATGCCGTTCATGGCCGCGGCCATGGCGTGCTCGCGGATACCGAAGTGGATCGTGCGGCCGTACGGGTCCGCGCCGGGCAGCGGGTTGCCCGTCGGGAGGAACGACGACGTCTTGTCGATCGTGGTGTTGTTCGAGCCCGCGAGGTCGGCGGAGCCGCCCCAGAGCTCGGGGATGACCTCGCCGAGCTGCTGGAGCACCTTGCCGGAGGCGGCGCGGGTGGCGACGCTCTTGCCCGGCTCGAAGACCGGAAGCCTGTCCTCCCAGCCCGTGGGCAGCTCGCCCGCGGAGATCCGGTCGAACTCGGCGGCGCGCTCCGGGTTGGCGGTGCGCCAGGCGGCGAGCGCCTTCTCCCACTCGGCCTTGGCCTCGCGGCCGCGGTCCAGCGCCTCACGGGTGTGGGAGATGACCTCGTCGGAGACCTCGAAGGACTTCTCCGGGTCGAAGCCGAGGACCTTCTTCGTCGCGGCGACCTCTTCGTCACCGAGCGCAGATCCGTGCGAGGCCTCGGTGTTCTGCGCGTTCGGGGCGGGCCAGGCGATGATCGAGCGGGCCGCGATGAACGACGGGCGCTCGGTCTCGGCCTTGGCGGCCTGCAGCGCCTTGTACAGACCCGCCGGGTCCAGGTCGCCGCTGGGCAGCTGGTCGACGCGCTGGACGTGCCAGCCGTACGCCTCGTACCGCTTCAGGGTGTCCTCGGAGACCGCGGTCTCCGTGTCGCCCTCGATGGAGATGTGGTTGTCGTCCCACAGCAGGACCAGGTTGCCGAGCTTCTGGTGCCCGGCCAGCGAGGACGCCTCCGCGGAGATGCCCTCCTGGAGGCAGCCGTCGCCGGCGACGACCCAGACCATGTGGTCGAACGGGGAGGTGCCGGGGGCCGCCTCCGGGTCGAACAGGCCGCGCTCGTAGCGGGCGGCCATGGCCATGCCCACCGCGTTGGCGACGCCCTGGCCCAGCGGGCCCGTGGTCGTCTCGACGCCGGTGGTGTGGCCGTACTCCGGGTGACCGGGGGTCTTCGAGCCCCAGGTACGGAAAGCCTTGAGGTCATCGAGCTCCAGGCCGTAGCCGGCCAGGTAGAGCTGGATGTAGAGGGTCAGGCTGCTGTGACCCGCGGAGAGCACGAACCGGTCGCGACCGGTCCACTCCGCGTCGGCGGGGTCGTGCCGCATCACCTTCTGGAAGAGGGTGTACGCGGCGGGAGCCAGGCTCATCGCCGTGCCCGGGTGGCCGTTTCCGACCTTCTGTACGGCGTCGGCGGCAAGGACGCGGACAGTGTCCACGGCCCGCTGGTCCAATTCGGTCCACTGGAGGTCTGTGGTGGTCGGCTTGGTGCTCACCCTGAGTCAGGGCTCCTCTCCACTGTTGTAAACCGGTGACTGTGACCGCACCGGGCGTTGTCGAGCCTACCCCCGTCGGAACGAGCATTTTCCGGCTGCTTTCCAGGGTGCAGGCGGCCCGCGGAGTTCGCCTCCCGTATGAGCGCAACGGCTCACTTATGCGCTACTCCGATGAGCGCGTGCCCCTACTTCTGGGCCCCTTTGATGAGCGCGTTCGGCTGCGTCCGGGCCCTCCGATGAGCGTTTCTCTCCGCCTCTGAGCCGCCCCGATGAGCGAGACCCCTTATAGGCCACTCCGATGAGCGTGTCCCCTTACTTCTGCGCCACTTCAACACGAGCCACCCCCGCGAAGGGCGGCCTGTCCCCAACGTCTACAGTGGTCTGGTTCGCGCAAGTCTTTACTGGGCCTTCACGCCCGGAGCTTGCTGGGATTTCTCTGTCAGGGGTGTGCGTGACGGCCGTCGAGTCCCGACCCGCAGGGGTCGCCTTGACTCCCAGCCCAGGGGGCCATCGCCCGTTCGGGGCCCGTGTCAAGGCATTCGTGGCGTTGACCAAGCCCCGGATCATCGAGCTGTTGCTGATCACCACTGTTCCGGTGATGTTCCTGGCCGCTCAGGGTGTACCCGATCTGTGGCTCGTTCTCACCACCACCATCGGGGGATATCTCTCCGCGGGCGGTGCCAATGCACTGAACATGTACATCGACCGCGACATCGACGCGTTGATGGACCGTACGTCGCAGCGTCCGCTGGTCACCGGAATGGTGAGCCCGCGTGAGTGCCTGGCCTTCGGTATCGCCCTCGCGGTGATCTCCACGGTCTGGTTCGGACTGCTCGTCAACTGGCTGTCGGCCGCGCTCGCACTCGGTGCGCTGCTGTTCTACGTCGTGGTCTACACGATGCTGCTGAAGCGCCGCACCTCGCAGAACATCGTCTGGGGTGGCATCGCGGGCTGCATGCCGGTCCTCATCGGCTGGTCCGCCGTGACCGACTCGATGTCCTGGGCCGCGGTCATCCTCTTCGCCGTCATCTTCTTCTGGACGCCGCCGCACTACTGGCCGCTGTCGATGAAGGTGAAGGACGACTACGCCCGGGTCGGCGTCCCGATGCTCCCGGTCATCGCCTCCAACCGGGTGGTGGCCCGCCAGATCGTCATCTACAGCTGGGTGATGGTGGCGGTCTCGCTGCTGCTCACCCCGCTCGGCTACACCGGCTGGTTCTACACGGCGGTGGCGCTGCTGACCGGCGGGTTCTGGCTCTGGGAGGCGCACGGTCTGCAGAACCGGGCGAAGGCCGGGGTGTCCGGGGCCAAGCTCAAGGAGATGCGGCTGTTCCACTGGTCGATCACCTATGTCTCGCTGCTCTTCGTAGCCGTGGCGGTCGACCCCTTCCTGAGGTAGTCCCGCTTCATCGATTCCTGCCGACGGGCGGGGTACGTGGTCCATGCCACGTGCCCCGCCCGTCGCACGTTGATCTACCCGTCGGTAGCATCTTGAGCATGGCAGAGACGGCAGAGACCCAGGTGGAGAGCGGCAAGCAGGCGGCCCGCGCGGAGCGCAGGGCGGCGAAGCTCGCCAAGCAGATCGGCGCCTTCTCCAAGGCACACGGCGGTGCGGAGGGACAGCTCGCCTACATCGGGCAGATGGGCGCCCGCATCGTTCTCGTGGGCGAGGACGGCGGCTGGGGCGATCTGGTCGCCCCGTCGTACGCGATCGCCGAGAGCGCCACTCGGAAGGCCGGGATCACGATGCACGAGTCCTTCGACGGGGAGTTCGCCGCGAAGGTCCACACCGGCCCGTACGAGTGGACGCGGATGGCCGGCATTCAGCTGGGCGGCCCCTCCAACAAGGCCTGACCGAACGGACCCTCATACGTCGATCGCCGGACTGGCCTGTGAATGCGGGCCAGTCCGGCGATCGACGTATGAGGGCGGCCATCGGGCGCCCGGGGCTCTCCCGCGCTCAGCCCGCCGCGGCGGGCTCCGGCTGCTCGGCAGCGAGGCCGGGCACCGTGGCGACGGCCACCGGCCGCTCACGCAGCGACAGCAGCACCCGCACGACCGCGATCCACACCAGGCACGAGCCGAACATGTGCAGGCCGACGAGGATCTCCGGGGTGTCCGTGAAGTACTGGACGTAACCGATCACGCCCTGCCCCAGCAGCACCAGGAAGAGATCGCGGGTGCGGTGCAGCGGGCCGATCGGCGCGTCCACGGCCTTCAGTACGAACCAGAGAGCGACGGTCAGCGCCACCACGGCCCAGGCCAGATCGGCGTGCAGCTGCGTGATCATCTTCCAGTCGATCGGAATGCGGTGGACGTCGCTGGAGTCACCCGCGTGCCGTCCGGCGCCCGTGACGACCGTGCCGACCGCGATCAGCAGCCCCGCCACGACCGCGAGCAGCCAG
This region includes:
- a CDS encoding PH domain-containing protein; protein product: MSSEAAVAPDAEGEGGVTGPEAATGADWRRLDRRTVLVSALVTTGVVAGAAVPTTLGLSGRFGVGPAVAWVLAGAIVLIGCAAAGDYVRWRRTRYRIGAERVELHTGLLLVKKRSLARTRIRSVDLTAHLLQRVLGLVTVRIGTGEHSGNESTLELDPVPRSEGERLRLELLERAATGTPGTHREGELAALDPRWIRYAPASFVAPALGGAAAGAVMQVSDWFGAQGQVIDWIGDRFRDTSLLAMIVILAVAAVAAGVVGALGLWVEMWWSYRLEREPGGTLRIRRGLLTSRSVSIEERRLRGVDLVEPLGIRLFGAARVDAITTGLAKDDEEQHGDHNTLLPAAPRPVADTVAADVLRESTSPTGAPLTKHPLAARGRRLRRAFWATAAPGLVLALLGVLLTPVLLWIAFVCAVVGLPVGVFLARDAYRGLGHAISGDYLVVRSGTVRRSTAALERAGVIGWTVKQTYFQRRSGVLSLTATTAAGAGAYTAYDADASEGLDFASEAVPGLLEPFLERTPAGPVTATVSRASCR
- a CDS encoding VOC family protein, encoding MVRIGTVVMGASDVRRAAAFWKAALGYVEREPLQDDWVVLVPADGHGVGLCLGRSGTPVQEVPRVHLDLYTEEQDAEVDRLVALGAARTDWELYPDDPDFVVLADTEGNRFCVIDTTHG
- the pgl gene encoding 6-phosphogluconolactonase, which codes for MSAPQLVVHRDKELMAQAAAARLITKIVDAQAARGHASVVLTGGRNGNGLLAALADAPARDAIDWSRLDLWWGDERFLPEGDPERNITQAREALLASVPLTPSRVHAMPASDGPCGNDADAAAAAYAGELAAAAGPEDHGPVPTFDVLMLGVGPDTHVASLFPELPAVRETERTVVGVHGAPKPPPIRISLTLPAIRAAREVWLLAAGEDKAEAAEIALSGAGEIQAPAAGAYGRSRTLWLLDAAAASRLPRALYPPASP
- the opcA gene encoding glucose-6-phosphate dehydrogenase assembly protein OpcA gives rise to the protein MKIDLTETTSSKINQALVSARRAIGTPAIGMVLTLVIVTDEENAYDALKSAGDASREHPSRIIAVIKRVSRSPRSRRDARLDAEVRVGSDAGTGETVVLRLHGELANHAQSVVLPLLLPDAPVVVWWPEDAPDDPAKDPLGALAQRRITDAYSAENPGAELAVRARSYTPGDTDLSWTRITPWRSMLAAALDQQQVEVVSATVEGESENPSCELLAMWLADRLKVPVERTLSDGPGLTAVRMQTKNGVIVLDRPDGSLATLSMQGQPDRAVALKRRDTAELLAEELRRLDPDNTYETTVKFGVEKLGGPAEPKPAEPAPAAAPAAAKKTAAKKAAAK
- the zwf gene encoding glucose-6-phosphate dehydrogenase, giving the protein MSGVPGANPLRDPQDRRLPRIAGPSGLVIFGVTGDLSRKKLMPAVYDLANRGLLPPGFSLIGFARREWHDEDFAQEVHDAVKQHARTPFREEVWQQLIQGMRFVQGNFDDDEAFETLKATIQELDKEQGTGGNFAFYLSVPPKFFPKVVQQLKKHGLADQKEGSWRRAVIEKPFGHDLKSAQELNQIVHDVFPPNEVFRIDHYLGKETVQNILALRFANTMFEPIWNRSYVDHVQITMAEDIGIGGRAGYYDGIGAARDVIQNHLLQLLALTAMEEPGSFHPKALVAEKLKVLTAVELPEDLGKHTVRGQYAHAWQGGEEVPGYLEEDGIDPKSKTDTYAAIKLTINNRRWAGVPFYLRTGKRLGRRVTEIAVVFKRAPYLPFESGATKELGGNALVIRVQPDEGVTVRFGSKVPGTSMEVRDVTMDFAYGESFTESSPEAYERLILDVLLGDANLFPRHQEVELSWNILDPIEEYWDKHGKPAQYPAGTWGPAEADEMLARDGRSWRRP
- the tal gene encoding transaldolase, encoding MTDALKRLSDEGVAIWLDDLSRKRITSGNLAELIDQQHIVGVTTNPSIFQKAISHGDGYEQQLTDLATRKVTVDEAIRMITTADVRDAADILRPVFDATDGQDGRVSIEVDPRLAHHTDATVAEAKQLAWLVDRPNTLIKIPATKAGLPAITEVIGKGISVNVTLIFSLERYREVMDAYLAGLEKAKAAGLDLSKIYSVASFFVSRVDSEIDKRLDAVGTPEAKALKGKAALANARLAYQAFEEVFSSDRWAALDKAQANKQRPLWASTGVKDPAYKDTLYVDDLVAPGTVNTMPEATLDATADHGQITGNTIAGTYEQARAELDAVAKLGISYDDVVQLLEDEGVEKFEASWIDLLNSTEAELKRLAPSEG
- the tkt gene encoding transketolase yields the protein MSTKPTTTDLQWTELDQRAVDTVRVLAADAVQKVGNGHPGTAMSLAPAAYTLFQKVMRHDPADAEWTGRDRFVLSAGHSSLTLYIQLYLAGYGLELDDLKAFRTWGSKTPGHPEYGHTTGVETTTGPLGQGVANAVGMAMAARYERGLFDPEAAPGTSPFDHMVWVVAGDGCLQEGISAEASSLAGHQKLGNLVLLWDDNHISIEGDTETAVSEDTLKRYEAYGWHVQRVDQLPSGDLDPAGLYKALQAAKAETERPSFIAARSIIAWPAPNAQNTEASHGSALGDEEVAATKKVLGFDPEKSFEVSDEVISHTREALDRGREAKAEWEKALAAWRTANPERAAEFDRISAGELPTGWEDRLPVFEPGKSVATRAASGKVLQQLGEVIPELWGGSADLAGSNNTTIDKTSSFLPTGNPLPGADPYGRTIHFGIREHAMAAAMNGIALHGNTRIYGGTFLVFSDYMRNAVRLSALMHLPVTYVWTHDSIGLGEDGPTHQPVEHLASLRAIPGLNIVRPADANETSIAWREILRRYTKVFGKGAPHGLALTRQGVPTYEANEDAAKGGYVLFEAEGPEGQNAAPQVLLIGTGSEVHLAVEAREELQAAGIPTRVVSMPSVEWFEEQDQAYKDSVLPPSVKARVAVEAGIGLTWHRYVGDAGRIVSLEHFGASADAKVLFREFGFTGEHVAAAARESLAAAAR
- a CDS encoding heme o synthase, encoding MCVTAVESRPAGVALTPSPGGHRPFGARVKAFVALTKPRIIELLLITTVPVMFLAAQGVPDLWLVLTTTIGGYLSAGGANALNMYIDRDIDALMDRTSQRPLVTGMVSPRECLAFGIALAVISTVWFGLLVNWLSAALALGALLFYVVVYTMLLKRRTSQNIVWGGIAGCMPVLIGWSAVTDSMSWAAVILFAVIFFWTPPHYWPLSMKVKDDYARVGVPMLPVIASNRVVARQIVIYSWVMVAVSLLLTPLGYTGWFYTAVALLTGGFWLWEAHGLQNRAKAGVSGAKLKEMRLFHWSITYVSLLFVAVAVDPFLR